The Acipenser ruthenus chromosome 11, fAciRut3.2 maternal haplotype, whole genome shotgun sequence region TTCTCACCTTGGACCCTTCGCCTTGGATGCAGTTGGTGCACTGCGCCCCGGCGATCGTCACCAGCAGCCCGAAGACTCCGAGCACTGAGGAGATGATGGTGAGGGCGCGGGCTGCCTGCAGGTCCCGGGTCAGGGACAGCATCGAATCGTGCGTCTTGCACTGCATCTGCCCCGTGCTCTGGACCACGCAGGTCATCCACAGACCGTCCCAGACCGTCTGGGCCAGCACAATATTGCCGTCAATAAAGGCAGTCACTTTCCACATGGGTAGCCCGCAGGCCAGCATCACCAGCAGCCAGCCAATGACACACAGTCCCAAGCCAAACACTTCCAAAACTGCAGAAACCATCTTCCAATAActtttgttataaatatatatataaaaacaacgcaagtctttttttctgttgtgaAGTAGCGGTTCTCCCTCTTGCTTTTTCTCCTTGCTTGAAAAGTTGAGTTGCTTATCTTACGGGTACATGGATTTCTGTTTTCTTTGTCTCTCACTGTCTGGGTTGTAAATTCAAACTGACGTGTGGTTTAGTTCTATAGAACCCCACAGTATTTAGCTTTTTGGGAGAAAGCATCCACCAGTGAGCGAGCTGGAGGAAAAGAGCAGCGGACCAATCAGGAGCTCGACGCACCCGCGGCCAGCCAATAGCGAGAGAGAACCGCTAGATGAAAAGAGACAAAGGGAAAGCGACGCGGCGTTTCTTATAAACAGTTAGCTGCCTTTGAATTGGGACGGGACGGGCAAAGAAATACAGCCTGCCCGGAATTTACTCTGCTTTAGAGAGCGCTCCTGGGCTGCTTCACACCAGAATCAGGAATGCATTGTGTGGCGTGGGCTTTGTGTAAAATAggatatttaaaaacaagaagcagCTGCATGTATGTTTATTGGGGGTAAAATCAACGCAACTAAGCAATTAAAGATCCACTTTGTGGAATACGTAGCATTAAAAAATAACTCTTTATTTTGAGTGGCATGAATGCGTATTTAATTGATATGCAATAACCCGTTTATTGAAGTTCAATGTTATAACACAGGCAATAGCTACTAGACGTGAATTGGGTGCGCGTGTGCTTCCACCAGTACACTGCCATTGCAATTCTGTGCAAATATTCTACATGCATGTTGAGTAGATTTTTTAAGACTTTCCTGTAGTGCAAATAATATTTAAGACTTTAAAAACCTGCTAtataaaacatggtaaatgcTTAAAATACAGAGCAATGCAATGGGGCAGTCAGGTTTTCTAACTGATAGTGTTTGAAGCTATGCTGTGATATTTGAAGGATAGTGCACTTAAGAAACGCCACTTTTGTGAACTAGAAACACTGATTGTAATCTCACAGGTTCTTAAACTGCCCGTGTGGAGCTCTGCAGAAAGGAAGCGTCGAGACTCCAGCActgtctgaaaaacaaaaagaatcgTGACCCCTAGTACTGATTCACTAGATGGATTATCTGTAATTATGCCCATGTGGTAAAACAAATATGAATCATAGCTGAAAATGGTGTCTTAATTAAGTTATCTAATAATTAACTAGAAACACAACCAAGCAAGCAAGAGGCCTACGGTATCCGCACTGTATGCTGTCTATTAAAGGGCTGCTTGCCTTAAACACAGAGCACAAACACAGCTCTTGTACAGCTCATTTCATTTGGAAGCTGGAGAGTTAGAGTCTGGGGATCTGACAGAGTTCACTCCAGTCAGAACTGGTTTCCCGTCAGCTCGCCCTGTACCCCTCATCACGTGTACGTCACGATTGTTCAGTAAACCAAACATAAACAATGTAGTTCCTGGGCCGTTCATCACGTAGCGGTGCGCACGCAGCTGGAGCTGGACGGAATCGCTTTCCTTTCCTTTCCGCCGTCATTAGGGATATGCATAATATCACGCAATAGTAATTACAATGATCTTCAATCGCTGAAGGGGTAATGAGGTGATCTCCAAGGAGTCGTCTGTTAACTCGTAGCAGCCTCCTGCAAGAACGTTGCAGAAGCATCAACAAACAGAGCCACCGCTGAAGCAGCTGTTTTCCACCAAGTCAACTTTTATcgtaaatattaaaaaataaaaaaataataaaaataatacaaaagtagGAAACATCTGGCAATATTGCTTTACCAGCTGCtacctgcattgtttttttttattttttttgcaggagTAGAAGGATCTGCTTTGTGTAATGTTTTGGTGTTCATACCTTCAGCAATTCAGCATCACACTGACAAGACACCAATTTATGCTACGATTGTAAGAATAGTGAAACAGGACCAGTAGCGTAGAGCGCACTGGTAAGGGGACTGCATAGGTAAAATATGACTGCTCTGGTACAAGCGGACTGCGGTAATGCAGCGCAGACACCAAAgcccaatcaatcaatcaatcaatcaatacttaTCCAGATGAGTCCATTGAGAACacattctcatttacaatgacgagctggcaagaggctcacaccaccaAACACAAGAAatacagagttaaaaaaaaaaacataactaatCATAAAACAGAAAACTCCGCAGGTACAGATGTCAAAACCAAAGCGCGCGGCCTCTTTTTGCTTTCCAGGACACCTGGTGCTCCAGGAActttttacaatatcattttgatttattttgtattttgtaagaaTGCTGCCATCAATAACTGAACTCCAACACAGGGGTATGTTTAACATTTAATATTGGATTCTCTCTCTTTGACATTataggctgtaaaaaaaaaaaaaaaaaaaaaaaaaatgccaagctAATTGAAACAGCTCTCCAGATCCAGCGTGTATCCGTCTTTTAAAAAGCCTGTCAGCCGCAGAGGAGCtatataatatatttcttaaTTGCTAATGACCGTGCCAGAAAACAAGGTTCAGCATTTTTTAGTTCAACAGCAAGCCAGAATCTACAGGAAATGTAGTGGAACATTCTCGCTGCAGCCGTGTCTATTTCAATCCAAAATCCACAGCCCTGAACAAATGCCTTCCTATAATGTCAGTGCATGCCAACCCCGAATGAATTGCGTTCTGAATTGCCGGCTCCTTGTTACTCGGTGCCGAATACACAATAGCGTTGTTTTTCGATACTTCACCGTGCTGCTCACGAAGAGTTTATACAATGACTGTACTTTGAAACAAATAGcacaactaaaaacaaacaacctcGGTAAACATCTgagatttgtgtttttgtaagaGTTATTTCTCTTCCAATCGAAATTGTGTATATTGCACCCTGTGGGAAATAGCAAAATGCATTGCACTTTATTGAacatatattataattattttattgttcaggTTTGGAGCAGGTGGGACTCATGTCCCAGTAAGATTAGCTGTACTGTTAGTTTTCCTATTTCACtttataaatatacaataataatacgtGTAAAAAACAAGTTTAACTTTATACATTTCAAATCTAGTATGGATGGTGTAAAATGCCAGCCGATTCGCACCCATCCAAGAAGCTCTGCGCCTCTCATCATGGGGATATATCAGCTTGCATCCTACAATAGCACCTGCATACTGGGGGGCCCGCTTCTTACTCATTTCGTTCTTAAAAGGATACATTatgaaatattattaaataaaacccGAGGGACTAGAACAGATTTAGTTGAGCTAAATACAGCTTCAATATTTCTAGAACAAAGGCGTTAATGAGAATGCGCGCTACATATTGGCTCGGACGTGTCTATAGTCTCGATGGTCTCCGCTCCTCTTCAGCATGGAGCTGAGCACTGTGGGATAAGGGCGGATTACACCGGGGAGGTTCCGGATTCCTGACAGCGGCCTGGGATTGAGTACCGACAAGCAGGAACAGCACCATTCAACATTATTTAAAACTTTACACTAAACAGAGGTAAGCGATCTCATTACACACACTGAAGAAGATTTCATGTGTGCCGTTCGTGCGGTCAGAATGCCGAGTCGCGGAGCTGACCGGATagttacattaaataaaaaacagaaggaTACTACTTTGGAAAAGTTAGCTGATTTAGAATACTTTGTTCCGAATCGGATTAAGTTGTGTGTTTTAAAACGAAACTGCAGATGCAGTTGTTTGTATTACTCGCATTGACTAAATTAGCAATAGTTTGACGGTACAAAAAAAACCGATTCTAAATTATTGTAGGATTTAGTTTAGCCGTAGTGTAGTTCTTGTTGGgtgtgggtattttttttttaacaggaagtTCCCGTCTACCCCCTTTACTGAAATGCTGCCATTTGTCAAAGTGCTAAACAAGAACAACGTTTTCACAACACTGTGTGTACAGATATGCCTCAAGTGAGAGCCCGCTGCGCAATGTAGGATACTGTAGCGAATCAAAATGAAGTCACACTTCGCAAAAATGTTGCTGCAGTAATCCGCTACCGTGCTTTGTAAAGTTTGAATTAGTTTGAGTGATAAGGGCGGGGCCCGGGCATTATTCCGATTTGACCAAAGTAGTGTATCATTTTGAAACTGTatacgaacaaacaaaaaaaatcgaaAAACATATTTTCGTATGATTTTGTGGCATTACCGAGTAGTGTTTCGTAAGGGGTTAGTTAAAGCATTTTTAGTACTGACGTTCCCCAGCCTCTTTATGTTACCggatgtttatttgtttaagctCTGCaaactgtttttctgtttttttttttgtgtgtgttgttcaATAAAGCATTAAGGAAGCGCTCGAGTGTGTGTGAGACATCACAACGACATGGCTGGGCGCCACTATTGAAATATTCAACTGAGATTAGTTGAAATTTTCTGGATGCTTCTAACAACTAACAAACTTACTCTGGCATCCTACCCATCTGATTGCATtaagaagaaaaacaatatattaacaCTTTATTGAAATAATATCGGGGCCAGGGCGTAGTGTAACGATTCGTTGTGTATCGATGAATCGCGATACTTTCTTTAGCGATATGTCGCATTTTAAGAGAGGTGTCGATCGTTTGTATTGCAACACAAGACCAGTAGCACAACATAGCTTATTGTAGTTCACCCAATGGTTCTAGcccatcattaaatgatcatttgagcTTATTAATCGTCGTACAAGCAATCAGCGACCTCCCATCCCTGTTGATTCATTGAAATATTAGGCAGTCATGGGGCTGCCATGTGCAGACGCCCTGGAACAATTtctaaagtgggggtgctgaaagcattgaacaaaactgtaccCCCTGTATATGATGGCTGCCGCACCCCCAGCGCCCCTGGAtttgtgtataaaataaatgttgaccACCTTTTGAATCAGGAAGCAACCAGCTGGGAGGCAGAAAAAAACAATGCGAGTGGGTAATGGGCTTCTGTAAACCACATGTAGCCTGTTTTTAGTCTGATTAAAGGCTGATTACATTGTACAAATGTTTAGCAAACCCCCCGCTTCAAGATCTGCgttatttaaaactatttaaaaataataataatacatgtaaagAGCTCCCATGTTTTTCTAGTTGGTCATTGAAATCATGTGACGCATAAGAGACACCGCGATTGGAAGAGAGTTCCAAGCAGCCAGCAGAAAACAACCGCTGTGTCTCCACTGAGGCGTCTTCAACCAGGCAATGCATTGGGGAAGCTAAAACAGTCCTCATTCCCTGTTACAAAATGCTTTCATTAGCAAGTCAACCACCACGAGCAGCATCTGAGCATCTTAAACCAAGCATTATATTAGTGATGCTGGCGAAGGATGGGGGAAGCTACAGGCAGTTTCTTAAATTATAACACCGTATCGTGTTACAGGGCAGCCCCGGGTTTTTTCAATCCTTGTTGGTGTGAAAAGGATGGTGTGTAAAGGTCAGACCTTTGGTGTTTGCTTTGAATTTTCCGCCTGAAAACGCGTATACCCTGGGATCACTCACCAAGCGTATCATTGCTTCAGTGAGGCGTTTTATTACTAGGAAAGGAGTCGGGACGGGCCGGCAACTTCATAATCAATCAGCCCTTTCCATCGCCAGCTGGGCTCAGCGTCATATCATTCCCTCAGAGAAGCTCAGCCTGTGATCAGAGACCCAGTTCCACAGTCCCAGCGTTTGCCCCTATGGGCCTATCACAGCCTGTGCTCTTCCTCCTCACAGGTCCTGTCTCTTGGCTGTCGTCAGAATGTCTCAATCCGGAGAGAAAGGGAAGGTGGGTGAGGTACCTGATTTACTTGTATCAAATTATTTCTCTTACAGTCCACTCTGTAACAGATGCAGTCCACTCTGATACAGTCCACTCTGTTACTGATAAAGTCCACTCTGATACAGTCCACTGATACAGTCCACTCTGTTACTGATACAGTCCACTCTGTTACTGATGCAGTCCACTCTGTTACAGATACAGTCCACTCTGATACAGTCCACTCTGTTACTGATACAGTCCACTCTGTTACTGATGCAGTCCACTCTGATGCAGTCCACTCTGATGCAGTCCACTCTGATACAGTCCACTCTGATACAGTCCTCTCTGTTACTGATGCAGTCCACTCTGATACAGTCCACTCTGATACAGTCCACTCTGTTACAGATGCAGTCCACTCTGATAAAGTCCACTCTGTTACTGATACAGTCCACTCTGATACAGTCCACTCTGTTACAGATGCAGTCCACTCTGATAAAGTCCACTCTGTTACAGATACAGTCCACTCTGATACAGTCCACTGTGATACAGAAGTTTAGTTTTTTAAAGCTCATCAGTTGTTGCCTAGTAAAGTGTGCTGCTTTCTTCAGTTTCCAGAAGCTGCTGGGTATGTGGGCTTTGCTAACTTGCCCAACCAGGTACACAGAAAATCAGTCAAGAAAGGCTTCGAGTTCACCTTGATGGTAGTTGGTAAGTCCTGCTTTTTAGTGTCGTTGCTGCGGTTTATATTTCTTATTGCCCTCCCATATCTATAATGTTCTCTTTGCAATGATCTAAATGTGTTGTATGTAGCGCTAAACATGCATACATGCATTTGTGGACGCTCTCGTCCACCCTGTAAGTAAATGAGCTTGTGTCCTTTTCCTCCTGACAGGCGAGTCGGGTCTAGGGAAATCCACCCTCATTAACAGCCTGTTCCTGACAGACCTGTACCCAGAGCGCTACATTCCCGGAGCTGCAGGTAAGCACGttcctgctccgctcttcccatTGAAACTCGAGGGACTGTGTGTGCTTAGGGCAGGGGCGTCCAATCTCGGTCCTGGAGGCTCCATTCCGCTCCAGGGttaaaatgagatcatgaactactgcagggtctggatggaggtttaatcggttcaattaaaccatttagaacagggttggaacaaagaccaggagtggaagggacaACTTTGGCCGATGTAGACCGATTATGATCCTTTGGCTGCTGTGTGCCACgactcaaaacaaacaaaccccatTCATGACATCAGCATTACCACGTTGAGTTTCTGCCGTGCTTTATTCTCAATAATGCCTGACCTGCTCCCCTCTCAGAATCCCCTTCCACTGCACTTCCCAGTGTAGCGGCTGGACGTGCTGTAAGGGGTTTACTGACTGGAGCTGGGGCGTCGCTTGTCTTTTCCAGAGAAGATCGAGCGGACGGTTCAGATTGAGGCGTCGACGGTGGAGATTGAGGAGAGGGGAGTGAAGCTGAGGCTCACTGTGGTCGACACGCCAGGCTACGGGGATGCGATCAACAGCCAGGACTGGTGAGTGCTGGAGCCGCCCGGCCCGTAACATCCACACGCGTGGAAATGAGCAATATCCAGACTGGAACCTGGTCAAATACAATGGGCCCTGGTGATTTCACGGTTAGGCCAGGCTGACTTTGAATTGTACATGTACAATGTTGTGTGCAGatccttaaccctttcatgcatgacgGCCTCACATGGAGGTGGATGAGCCCAATGGGAGAGATGAAAAATGTATTGAAACCACGGAAGCTGCGGTAGTTTCCTACTGGAAAGGGAGCAGGAGAgggttaaatatttatttaaaagtgaaaTTGCAAGAAGGAAGCCTGATGGAGAAGGGTCATGCTGGGCCCCTTACTTCAGAGCATCTGCTGACGGGACAGATTGTTCTTCCTGCAGTCCTCGAGGGGTGAATCGGCAGCCCCTGTCCCATGCGGAGTGTGAGGGGGCAGGAGAGCAGAGAGCCACTCTGAGCTCCCTCTCTGCAGCAGCGCTCCCAGCTTCCTGCCCTCGGTCTTCTGAGCTGCAGGGTTCCTAGGCAGGGCATTGTGTTGTAGTCTCAGCTTCCTGCTGATTGCGTGTTTATTCCTTTGGGGCGAGTCCAACAGTCATACAGggcagttattttgtttttttgtcaaaacAAGAAGTCGcccgcccccacccccccacccccatcccgAAGTCACTGCTTATCCAAACTCATTTTTCTGTTCTGCGCAATTTACTATAATTTTAGCATGTCAGTAATTTTAGGAAACGCGATTAAAAACGTATTAGTCACTGTTTTGTAATGAAGACCACGCCAAATTGTAAAATTAGTCTGTTGATTTTCCAGGTCAGAGATACAGGAGATTCCCCACAGGCTACAGTCGGGACCCCAAGTTAGTATTTTATGCAGCAGAAGCTGGTCGACATTTTATATATAGAGTCAATACCATGATGCCCGAAGGGTTAAATAGACAGCAATTTTAGATCATTACATTACTTTCCCATGacaaaggctatatatatatatatatatatatatatataatgtgtgtgtgtgtatataaaaatgtaaaagccCTGATGGACGCTACACTTTCAGTGGAACAAGTTCCAGATTGTAGTGTGATCTTCCCTgttacctgcctgcctgcctctgccAGCTGTGACGCTGGCCgtgctggtgtgtgtgcgtgcgtatggtgtgtgtgtgtgtgtgtgtgtgtgtgtgtgtgtgtgtgtgtgtagatattaGTGAAGCCACCTATTAGGTTCATTACTAGGGAACACACACATCGTAGTCTTCATGTGTAATAACAGCTTCTCGAAAGAGgatttagaaactccaaattacTACCGGTCTGTCTAGACATGCAGCAGCCAGTTATTTGGTGTCTGCTTGTAAGGTTTTCTAATCTCGTGCTACTGATTTTTTTCATAGATTAAGAGTTAGACTCCATTCCTTtacatgtgatttataattatcATTTGCTGAGTTGTTGTTCTCAGTGGGGTGAGGTGATCCAAGTGTTGATTACAAATCGGGATTTTCCTCTCGGCTAAAGAAATGTGTCTCTCgactttcatttcatttttttttaaattcccaagGCTGGTATTTCTTCCCAGCTTTCTTTGACTGGCTTTGAGCTGGTTTGGAGCTGGCCACGTTGTGTGACCATGTGTCTGTGCTTCGAGAGAAATCATTTGGCACTCTGACTTTTCAGCTGTGTTGGATCCTCCCGTTTTGTTACCTGAGGGCCATCGATAGTGTCAGGTGATTCCTCTGGGATCAGGAATTGCACCCACATGGTCTAACGTGGCCTTCTCCAACACAAGTGGAGCAGTGAGTAATGTAGAGGACCCTGCATTGCACACACCATCATAAGAACACACTTTGAGTGCTAGTTCTGCTTGTATTGTTTCTCCGTGTAGCCTCGCTGTTTCTTCCATTGCAGCTTCAAAACCATTATCCATTACATTGATAACCAGTTTGAGCGCTACCTCCACGATGAGAGCGGGCTGAACCGAAGACACATCGTGGACAACCGAGTCCACTGCTGCTTCTACTTCATCTCCCCCTTCGGACACGGGTAAGAACCAGGGCTCCTAGGAGACACAGCGGGTGGGAGAGGGATTTGCTGGTATCCCCAGTCCACCTTAGGTTTGCTGTGGAAACTCAGTTTTGTTTGTGGTGGGTGAGGGAGAATGAGGATTACAGATCAGCCTTGTCATTGGAGGTTTTGAGAACCAGTGGCAAGGGGAAGTAAATACATATCTAAATCTCTTTTTGTATTCAAGGTTTCTGCTAGGGGCAGATAGTGACTCATCCCCAggctctgtctgtgtctctctctgtagcCTCAAGCCCCTGGATGTTGAATTCATGAAGGCGATCCACAGTAAGGTGAACATTGTTCCTGTGATTGCCAAGGCAGATACCCTGACCCTGAAAGAAAGGGACCGGCTCAAGAGAAGGGTGAGTGTGTTGAACTCGCCTGGGTAGAACGACAACCTCATTTACTTCTTACAGCCGGGGGCTCCACGAGATGCAACGTG contains the following coding sequences:
- the LOC117426830 gene encoding septin-2 isoform X1, with product MSQSGEKGKVGEFPEAAGYVGFANLPNQVHRKSVKKGFEFTLMVVGESGLGKSTLINSLFLTDLYPERYIPGAAEKIERTVQIEASTVEIEERGVKLRLTVVDTPGYGDAINSQDCFKTIIHYIDNQFERYLHDESGLNRRHIVDNRVHCCFYFISPFGHGLKPLDVEFMKAIHSKVNIVPVIAKADTLTLKERDRLKRRILDEIAQQGIRIYQLPDADSDEDEEFKEQTRVLKASIPFAVIGSNQLIEVKGKKIRGRLYPWGVVEVENPEHNDFLKLRTMLVTHMQDLQEVTQDLHYENFRSERLKRPGRSTGAVEEEGVDKDRILMQKEAELRRMQEMIYQMQAQMRMKPADE
- the LOC117426327 gene encoding claudin-4-like, encoding MVSAVLEVFGLGLCVIGWLLVMLACGLPMWKVTAFIDGNIVLAQTVWDGLWMTCVVQSTGQMQCKTHDSMLSLTRDLQAARALTIISSVLGVFGLLVTIAGAQCTNCIQGEGSKVRIVNAGGVTYIVSGFLLLIPLCWMAHRIIVDFYDPQVPSPMKREMGAALYIGWAATALLFVGGGMLCCSCPQRGASSYAVKYAPPIRAAQNGEYDKKNYV
- the LOC117426830 gene encoding septin-2 isoform X2, whose translation is MSQSGEKGKFPEAAGYVGFANLPNQVHRKSVKKGFEFTLMVVGESGLGKSTLINSLFLTDLYPERYIPGAAEKIERTVQIEASTVEIEERGVKLRLTVVDTPGYGDAINSQDCFKTIIHYIDNQFERYLHDESGLNRRHIVDNRVHCCFYFISPFGHGLKPLDVEFMKAIHSKVNIVPVIAKADTLTLKERDRLKRRILDEIAQQGIRIYQLPDADSDEDEEFKEQTRVLKASIPFAVIGSNQLIEVKGKKIRGRLYPWGVVEVENPEHNDFLKLRTMLVTHMQDLQEVTQDLHYENFRSERLKRPGRSTGAVEEEGVDKDRILMQKEAELRRMQEMIYQMQAQMRMKPADE